The genomic DNA GACTGTGGCCGCCGCGCGCTACCGTTATCCCCCGCTCAAGGAGACTGAAGAATGATGTTGAAAGGCAAGACCGCCCTCGTGACCGGCGGACGCGGCGGTATCGGTCGCGCCATCTGCGCACGTTTCCTGCGTGAGGGTGCCACTGTTTACGCAGCCGACGTCAGTGAGGCAGGGTCGCTCGGCGCACATGACGCTGATGGGACCCGGTTCATTCACCTTGATGTAACATCCGAGAACGCAGCAAAGGCAGCGATGGCACAGGTTGCCGACGATGAGGGAAAGCTGGATATTCTGGTCAATGCGGCGGGTATTGAGATTGAAAAGACCATCGAGGATACCACCCTTGAAGAATGGAACCTCAGCTTCGCCGTCAATGCGACAGGCACCTTCCTGACCAGCAAATACGCCTTGCCTCTGATGCGCGCGGCCGCGAAATCGGGCATCAGCGCCAGCATCATCAATTTCGGCTCCTACGACGGATTTATCGCCGATCCTGGCCTTGCCGCCTATTGCGCGACCAAGGGCGCGGTTCATGCCCTGACCCGCGCAATGGCCTGCGATCACGGCCCCGAAGGGATTCGGGTCAACGCAATCTGCCCCGGCTACATCGACACACCGATGTTGCAGAGCTTCTTTACCGGTGACGGATCGGGGGCCGGTGGCAAATCGATCGACGCGCTACAGCAGGCGGTGCGCGATGTGCACCCCATGCGCACCTATGGCACGCCAGAAGACATCGCCAATCTGGTTAACTGGCTGGCCTCAGATGAGGCCCGCTATGCCTCCGGTCAGCTCTGGGTGCTGGATGGAGGGTTGAGCGCGCAGGTTCAACAGATGCGCCTGTGATTGTGGTTATGGGCATCGCGCGTAGTTTTGTAAAAAGGAAGGGCCAAGGCGCCCGTTTGAGGAACGCTACATGAGCAAACCGGTCATCATCACATGCGCGCCCACAGGTGGCATTCACACGCCCACTATGTCCGAGCATCTGCCAATCACACCGACCGAAATCGCGCAGGCCAGCATCGAGGCCGCCGAGGCCGGCGCGTCGATCATCCACCTGCATGCCCGCAATCCAGAGGACGGCAGGCCGGACGCCGATCCTGAACTCTTCATGGATTTCCTGCCGCGCATTAAACAGGCGACGAATGCCGTGATGAACGTCTCGACCGGCGGGGGACTGGGCATGACGCGAGAACAACGGTTGCGCGCTGCACTGCGTGCCAGCCCGGAAATGGCGTCAATGAACATGGGGTCGATGAATTTCGGGATTTTCCCCATGAAGGACAAGTATTCGGACTGGAAACACGCCTGGGAACCCGAGTTTCTGGACATGACGCGCGATTTTATCTTTCGCAACACGTTCGCCGACATCGAATTCGCGATGAAGGAATTGGGCGAAGGACATGGCACAAAGTTCGAATTCGAGATCTACGATCTGGGCCATCTCTACAATCTGGCCTGGTGCATTGATCAGGGCTGGATCAAACCACCCTTTTTCTTGCAGATGGTGTTTGGCATTCTGGGGGGCGTCGGCGCGGATTTGGACAATCTGATGCACATGCACACCATTGCCGAGAAACTCTTTGGCGCCGAATACGAATGGTCGGTTTTGGCAGCGGGTCGGCACCAGATGCCCTTTACGACCCAGAGCGCTCTGTTGGGTGGAAATTTGCGGGTTGGGCTGGAGGACAGCCTCTATATAGGACCCGGCCAGAAGGCGACGTCGAGCGCACAGCAAGTCAGGAAAATCCGGCAAATCATTGAAAATCTCGGCCTCACCATCGCCACTCCAGACGAGGCGCGCATGCGTCTTGGCCTCAAGGGGGGCGATCAGGTTGCGTTCTAGACGAGGAGCAGTGAAATGAACGACGACATTGCAATTGTCACCGGTGGTGGGCGTGGGATCGGCCGTGCCATCGTCGACCGTCTCCTTGCGGATGGGTACAAGGTGGTTACATGCGGTCGCGGTACCCGACCAGACGATCTGGGGGCAGAGGTGGTGTGGGTGCAGGCTGACGTGGCCAGCCCCGACGACGCCGCAAAGATCGTCGACAGCGCCGCCTCGCACGGGACGATCAAGTTGCTGGTGAACAACGCCGGCGTTCAGGTTGAGAAAACAGTCCGCGACAGTACAGATTCCGATTGGGATTTAGTCGTCGGCCCGAATTGCCGGGGCGTGTTCAACATGTGCCGGGCAGTTCTGCCGGGGATGGAGGCCCAAGGCGGTGCGATCGTGAATATCGGTTCGATCTCGGGGCATGTCGCGGATCCATCCATGGCGCTTTACAATGCGTCCAAGGCATTCGTTCATGGGCTCACTCGCTCTATCGCGGTGGATCACGGCCCGAAGGTGCGTTGCAATGCGGTCTGTCCGGGGTGGATCATGACCGAAATGGCCGAAGACGGCTTTGCACTGGCCAACGATCCGCAAGCGGCGATGCGCGATG from Roseovarius pelagicus includes the following:
- a CDS encoding SDR family NAD(P)-dependent oxidoreductase — translated: MMLKGKTALVTGGRGGIGRAICARFLREGATVYAADVSEAGSLGAHDADGTRFIHLDVTSENAAKAAMAQVADDEGKLDILVNAAGIEIEKTIEDTTLEEWNLSFAVNATGTFLTSKYALPLMRAAAKSGISASIINFGSYDGFIADPGLAAYCATKGAVHALTRAMACDHGPEGIRVNAICPGYIDTPMLQSFFTGDGSGAGGKSIDALQQAVRDVHPMRTYGTPEDIANLVNWLASDEARYASGQLWVLDGGLSAQVQQMRL
- a CDS encoding 3-keto-5-aminohexanoate cleavage protein, which translates into the protein MSKPVIITCAPTGGIHTPTMSEHLPITPTEIAQASIEAAEAGASIIHLHARNPEDGRPDADPELFMDFLPRIKQATNAVMNVSTGGGLGMTREQRLRAALRASPEMASMNMGSMNFGIFPMKDKYSDWKHAWEPEFLDMTRDFIFRNTFADIEFAMKELGEGHGTKFEFEIYDLGHLYNLAWCIDQGWIKPPFFLQMVFGILGGVGADLDNLMHMHTIAEKLFGAEYEWSVLAAGRHQMPFTTQSALLGGNLRVGLEDSLYIGPGQKATSSAQQVRKIRQIIENLGLTIATPDEARMRLGLKGGDQVAF
- a CDS encoding SDR family NAD(P)-dependent oxidoreductase, yielding MNDDIAIVTGGGRGIGRAIVDRLLADGYKVVTCGRGTRPDDLGAEVVWVQADVASPDDAAKIVDSAASHGTIKLLVNNAGVQVEKTVRDSTDSDWDLVVGPNCRGVFNMCRAVLPGMEAQGGAIVNIGSISGHVADPSMALYNASKAFVHGLTRSIAVDHGPKVRCNAVCPGWIMTEMAEDGFALANDPQAAMRDALARHPVGRMGTPEDIANIVAWLGSDQAAYVSGATLTVDGGMTAASPLNPGLF